In Limosilactobacillus sp. WILCCON 0051, a single window of DNA contains:
- a CDS encoding O-acetyl-ADP-ribose deacetylase produces the protein MAKTIKVERGDITKYQVDAIVNAANTTLMGGGGVDGAIHRAAGPALYAACEKFHGCPTGEARITPGFQLPAKYIIHTPGPIWHGGEHGEADLLKNSYRNSLQLAEHYHCQTVAFPSISTGVYGFPVEQAAVIAIKTIREFLAASRWVQEVIMVAFDPKTEAAYQKAL, from the coding sequence ATGGCTAAAACGATTAAAGTAGAGCGCGGTGATATTACCAAATATCAGGTTGATGCCATCGTTAATGCTGCCAACACGACACTGATGGGTGGCGGTGGTGTTGATGGTGCTATTCATCGGGCGGCTGGGCCAGCTCTCTATGCAGCCTGTGAAAAATTTCATGGCTGTCCAACGGGAGAGGCTCGGATAACGCCAGGCTTTCAGCTGCCGGCTAAGTATATCATCCATACGCCTGGGCCGATTTGGCATGGCGGTGAGCATGGTGAGGCTGATCTATTGAAAAACTCATACCGCAATAGTCTGCAGCTGGCTGAGCACTATCATTGCCAAACGGTCGCCTTTCCGTCAATCAGCACGGGCGTCTATGGATTTCCCGTTGAGCAGGCGGCAGTCATTGCGATTAAAACGATTCGTGAATTTCTGGCAGCCAGCCGCTGGGTTCAAGAAGTCATTATGGTGGCTTTTGATCCTAAAACTGAGGCTGCCTATCAAAAAGCACTTTAA